A single Cannabis sativa cultivar Pink pepper isolate KNU-18-1 chromosome 7, ASM2916894v1, whole genome shotgun sequence DNA region contains:
- the LOC115696712 gene encoding uncharacterized protein LOC115696712, translating to MCEESVEHLFLSCDVAQHLWRSSPWGIYPVCDTGIRVWDWVKFIWDLKYKGANVDDIFLYASIIVDTIWRVRNDKIHNNCSVDFNKCFDIICTSYADMYDSLLSSPTPALPNAWSLPPLDWVKLNCDVKVGLESMCIAVVARDHMGRVIRVHTAREEFSDALCGEAATCCLAVSIALDSGYKFVIVENDSRVVIDAINGKGSRWALENYISFCTKSSPLFNSCNFSYVSRTCNFAAHNVARWAFSHQMYGSLPVSSIPETLFCNDCEV from the coding sequence ATGTGTGAAGAATCTGTCGAACATCTATTTCTTTCATGTGATGTGGCTCAACATTTATGGCGTTCTTCTCCTTGGGGTATCTATCCGGTCTGTGACACGGGTATTCGTGTCTGGGATTGGGTCAAGTTCATCTGGGATCTTAAATACAAAGGAGCTAatgttgatgatattttctTGTATGCTTCTATTATTGTGGATACTATATGGAGGGTGCGTAATGACAAGATCCATAATAACTGCTCTGTTGATTTTAACAAATGCTTTGATATTATTTGTACTTCCTATGCAGATATGTATGATTCCTTGCTCTCCAGTCCGACTCCTGCTTTACCAAATGCCTGGTCCCTTCCTCCTCTGGACTGGGTTAAGCTCAATTGCGATGTGAAAGTGGGTTTGGAGAGTATGTGTATTGCTGTTGTGGCTAGAGATCATATGGGCAGAGTGATTAGAGTTCATACAGCTCGGGAGGAGTTCTCGGATGCTCTGTGTGGTGAAGCCGCGACTTGCTGCTTGGCTGTGTCAATTGCTTTGGATTCCGGCTACAAGTTTGTTATTGTGGAGAATGATTCGAGAGTGGTTATCGACGCCATCAATGGGAAGGGATCTCGTTGGGCTTTAGAGAACTATATCTCATTTTGTACTAAGTCATCTCCTTTATTTAATAGTTGTAATTTCTCTTATGTCAGTAGAACATGTAATTTTGCCGCTCATAATGTGGCTAGATGGGCCTTCTCCCATCAGATGTATGGTTCCCTACCGGTCTCTTCTATACCGGAAACTCTATTTTGTAACGACTGTGAGGTCTAA
- the LOC115697221 gene encoding uncharacterized protein LOC115697221, whose translation MASFYSRPAIVAICTIIILIMAGESEGRELRPSEHGLEYQDSPPPGKKSPEMVTFFGGGSEGSDSRPSSSSSDVALPKAMNSNDTSWWSNGGIRDGRGGGGGGEGDHVRHVLVLASVVCGITGVVLLVASGFIFLFRFKKQKSSSPSSTSPPLHPPPSLCLNNTK comes from the coding sequence ATGGCGTCATTCTATTCTCGACCGGCGATCGTCGCAATTTGCACGATCATCATCTTAATTATGGCCGGAGAATCGGAAGGTAGAGAGCTGAGGCCATCGGAACACGGATTGGAGTACCAGGATTCTCCGCCGCCGGGAAAGAAATCGCCGGAGATGGTGACGTTCTTTGGAGGAGGATCGGAAGGCAGCGATTCGAGGCCTTCGTCTTCGTCTTCCGATGTTGCATTGCCGAAGGCTATGAACTCGAACGATACATCGTGGTGGAGCAACGGCGGGATCCGAGATGGCCGCGGCGGTGGCGGCGGAGGAGAAGGAGATCACGTGAGGCACGTGCTGGTGTTGGCGAGTGTGGTGTGTGGGATTACAGGTGTGGTACTGTTAGTAGCATCAGgttttatctttctttttagGTTCAAAAAGCAAAAATCTTCTTCTCCTTCGTCAACGTCACCACCACTACACCCACCACCCTCATTATGCCTCAATAATACCAAGTAG